Proteins from one Acanthopagrus latus isolate v.2019 chromosome 18, fAcaLat1.1, whole genome shotgun sequence genomic window:
- the zgc:113229 gene encoding uncharacterized protein zgc:113229, translating into MSQSRNPTDSQALLQSMLQRLKLQPGREGQAYLHTPVPSTPAPTGEQDGERGASSLQNVNNGPVNGFGSHAVTASAADSNSALKGEEIQQSGPGGEVNRGHLSSPTQRDDTGGDMGENKVVGQSTRPGVTLTGKEQLFPAKSLKDADITSFERSDGERVSFGSAAVTTHRDAMAQNQDQNARGFIPKSYVWSMKTSESSLDTGSQGDKVFHIGNGGFGGLAQSKDMQIVPANSSFRRKQRSSENKTRRWTQKIKEKWRERPGSFGKKGKEEQREEQANKISPQNQPSPAESLINTAIKEEERNLPSPDHSDLGKTSLTHTDDGTSEGYTRSAADFEFGLGSFSLLDEIVTGQEWAKFLNPNLSAASAVQRPSEEPKIQPNPYDSSQTSVIMNHQGGVDKQWSFRGAEASPDTDFSRAQISPDAFQPVSMDVSEGKQQQDAHREADQSEPMEHGHAQSDVQPGVNGPGQQLTPRPFTRPADILNSSALRSRGHLNRKRQHQSAERPQTSQISEAEEANKEGSRSPLSLTSSPVMETTGDSQHDSVMALYALKSPPTPLSPSSFSPFSPIPKGVLKHSMSQDSESSMEVLTKRRRVEENRRVHFSEQVMTIEPPRMDQDATDSEEDSASAADEDSLIDQELEFVSERAAMEELARARRPVLPAWIRALKRKNTGRKPK; encoded by the exons ATGTCTCAGTCACGTAACCCAACAGATAGTCAGGCCCTGCTGCAGTCCATGCTGCAGAGACTGAAGCTCCAGCCGGGTAGAGAGGGCCAGGCATACCTGCACACACCTGTTCCCAGCACACCTGCTCCTACAGGGGAgcaagatggagagagaggagcctcCAGCCTTCAGAATGTAAACAACGGTCCTGTAAATGGCTTTGGATCTCATGCTGTCACCGCCTCTGCTGCGGACAGTAACTCTGCCCTCAAAGGTGAGGAAATACAACAATCAGGTCCTGGCGGTGAAGTGAACAGGGGTCATCTTTCCTCCCCCACCCAGAGAGACGACACTGGTGGTGACATGGGTGAGAACAAGGTGGTGGGACAGTCCACACGGCCTGGGGTCACCCTGACTGGAAAAGAGCAGCTGTTTCCTGCTAAATCACTCAAGGATGCTGATATCACTTCCTTTGAGAGGTCCGATGGGGAGAGGGTGAGTTTTGGCAGCGCTGCAGTGACAACGCACAGAGATGCCATGGCACAGAATCAGGACCAGAACGCGAGGGGTTTTATACCTAAATCCTATGTGTGGTCCATGAAGACCTCAGAATCGAGTCTTGACACAGGAAGTCAAGGGGACAAAGTGTTTCATATTGGGAACGGAGGATTTGGAGGTTTGGCACAAAGTAAAGACATGCAGATTGTCccagcaaacagcagctttaGAAGAAAACAGCGATCATCAGAGAATAAAACAAGAAGATGGACTCAGAAGATCAAGGAGAAGTGGAGGGAGAGGCCAGGGAGTTTTggtaaaaagggaaaagaggagcaaagagaAGAGCAAGCAAATAAA ATTTCACCTCAAAACCAGCCGTCACCAGCAGAATCTCTCATCAACACAGCGAtcaaggaggaggaaaggaaccTCCCTTCACCAGACCACAGTGATCTTGGTAAAacctccctgacacacacagatgacgGCACCAGTGAAGGGTATACGAG GTCTGCTGCTGACTTTGAGTTCGGCCTGGGCTCCTTTAGCTTGCTGGATGAGATCGTCACGGGTCAAGAGTGGGCCAAGTTCCTCAACCCGAACCTCTCAGCCGCCTCAGCTGTTCAGAGACCATCAGAAGAACCAAAAATCCAACCAAATCCTTATGACAGCAGCCAAACATCTGTGATCATGAACCACCAGGGAGGTGTGGACAAACAGTGGAGCTTCAGAGGCGCTGAGGCATCTCCAGATACAGATTTCAGCAGGGCACAAATATCGCCTGATGCTTTCCAACCTGTCAGCATGGACGTTtcagaaggaaaacaacagcaggatgCTCACAGAGAGGCCGACCAATCAGAACCAATGGAGCACGGACACGCCCAATCAGATGTGCAGCCTGGAGTCAATGGACCAGGACAACAACTTACACCTCGACCCTTTACACGG CCTGCAGATATTCTGAACAGCTCAGCGCTGAGGAGCAGAGGCCACCTCAACAGAAAGAGACAGCATCAGTCAGCTGAGAGGCCTCAAACCAGCCAAATCAGTGAAGCAGAAGAGGCAAACAAAG AGGGGTCCAGATCTCCACTGAGCCTAACAAGCAGCCCCGTGATGGAGACGACAGGAGACTCACAACATGACAGCGTCATGGCTTTGTACGCCCTCAAATCCCCTCCTACACCTCTTTCTCCATCCTCTTTTAGCCCTTTTTCTCCCATACCCAAGGGCGTCCTCAAACATTCCATGTCCCAGGATTCAGAGTCTTCGATGGAAGTATTGACGAAAAGG AGGCGAGTTGAAGAGAACCGGCGGGTTCATTTCTCAGAGCAGGTGATGACCATAGAGCCTCCACGGATGGATCAGGATGCTACAGATTCGGAGGAGGactcagcatcagcagcagacgAGGACTCTTTGATAGATCAGGAGTTGGAGTTTGTGTCGGAGCGGGCGGCGATGGAGGAGTTGGCGCGTGCACGCCGGCCTGTTCTCCCTGCCTGGATACGTGctctgaagaggaagaacaCGGGGAGGAAGCCCAAATAG